The genomic DNA GACGGTCAGTCTGGGTCGTAAAAACTTCCTGTTCTTCGGCTCTGACCATGGTGGTGAGCGGGGAGCGCTGCTGTACAGCCTGATCGGGACGTGCAAACTGAACGGCGTGGATCCAGAAAGCTACCTTCGCCATGTGCTTGGCGTCATAGCTGACTGGCCGGTCAACCGGGTCAGTGAACTGCTTCCCTGGCGCATAGCACTGCCAACTGAATAACACATCACCGTCAATACGGCCCTCGCTGTACGCTTACATATGAAAAAGACCACAAGGATAAAATATCTCTGTGGTCATGGCTTCTTGATTCGAAAAATCTTTATCAGGCGAGCAATTTCATTGCCCTTCATTGATAACGGTGGATAGATTTTACTTAATCTAACAAGCTGGAGTTTTTAAGGGCATGAGAAACGTCCGGTAGCATGGGAAAAGAGTTTTGCCCGCCATATTTCTGTATTGAACAAGAGCTAATTTCAGCAGCAAAGGGGATTCCGTCCGTCAGCGAAAAACCATTAACAATGCAGTAGGCAATACCTCCAATAAATGAATCGCCGGCACCGGTGGTATCAACAACATCCGGACAGAATACAGCCGGGAAATGTCGAGTGCCATGTTCCTGGGACAATACCGCCCCTTTTTCACCGAGGGTAATGATTACCTGTCCCTTCACTCGTTTATGCAGTCCGGTTGCACAAGAATGAGCGTCATCAATCGAAGATACATCGGCACCGCTCATGAAGGCGGCTTCTGTCTCATTAACAACCAGGTAGTCCACCAGACTCAGGGCGTGGGCGGAGACATCCCGTGCCGGGGCGTTATTAAGGATAATGCGGCAATGGTGGGTGCTGGCAACGCCGATAATATACTCAACAACGGGGGCCGGAATTTCTGACTGAAGAATAACCAGTGGCTGTCCTTCGAAGAGTGACTCAGTGATGTCATCTTCACTGATAAGGTAATTAGCGCCTTTGATAATGGTGCTGCAGTAGTCACCTGATTCAAGGATCTGGACGATACCGATACCTGTGGTGGTACCCCGCTTGTTTACATTCTCTACCGATACATTATTCTCACGTAAAGAGTTGATCAGCTCGCTACCATAAATGTCATTTCCGACACACCCAACCATGCTGACGTTCAGTCCAAGTCTAGAACACTGCACCGCCTGATTAGCCCCCTTCCCACCTGGCATGAGCATTAACTCATTGCCAGTAAATGTTTCGCCCAGTTCCGGAAGCCGATCCTGCTGGACTAGAATGTCATAGTTCAGACTACCAATAACGACTACATCACTTTTCATCTTTTCAACCTTTAACTGGCGGTACGCTTGGACGCTACCGCATTTCTGGTGCTGAGTAAGCTATTTTTACTTTTGTCACTGGTTTTACTGGCAATAATGGTAAAAATAGCGTCAAGAATATTCAGATGTACTATTCGGGTGGTAGCATTCTCGCCCGTGATCGGGTTATTTTTTACTGCCGAAATAATTGAATGTCGGGCAATAAGGCTAAGCGGACTGTTCGGATAATTAGTTAAACAAATCGTTTCTGCGCCGCTCTCATTTGCCATATTTACCATCTGGATAATATCCGACGTTTGTCCGGAGTGGGACACGGCCAGAAGAATATCACCTTGCCGCATCAGCGATGCAGTCATCAGCTGTTTATGACTATCACTAAATACTGATGAGAAGATACCAATTTTTAGTAGCTTATGATTGAAATCATCACAGATTGCACTTGAACCGCCACAGCCAGCAATAAATATTCTGGCTTCTTCAGGCTTATTAATGAATAGATATGCAACCGATTTGATGACGGCACAATCAATGACATTTAACGATTCTTGCAGGGCAAGAACAGAATTAAGAAAAGTACTTTCAAGAACACTTTCAACATACTTTTCCGAATCGGGAACAACCGGAATGTCAACAGTGTTTTCAACGGCGTTCATGTTATTAGAGACGCTTAACTTCAAATCATGAAACCCGGTAAATCCCAGTTTTTTGGAGACTTTGGTTATACTCGATACGCTAACCTTCAAATAATTAGCAATTTCTGTGATTGACATACGTGCCAGGGACTGAGGGTTATCATCTATAAAGCGGGCGATAGCTCTCTCTTTTTTACCTAGTTCAGGAGCCAGCGTTCTCGCAAGTAAAAATACTTCATTACCCTTCAGCCTGCTGTGCATAACCCCTCCTGTAAATGTGAAAACGAAATTAGCACGACAAAATGATATGAAATGTTATCTGGGTCACATCCTATAAAATACTTTACTAATGTATTTTACTCTCAGTAAAATATTCATCTGGTTAATTGGTATGAAATTTTACAGTCAGTAAAATTAAATTTTAATGCGTTGATTTTAAATGATTTTACTGGAAATGAAGTTTTTATGTCTGAGCGGTATAATTTTATTTATTTGCAGTAATATTTTCCCGCTTCTATTTACTGAGATGAAATTCAATCTTATAAAAACACCTGGAATACAAAACAAGGTGACTGCAATGAAATTTTCCTCCCGAATTAATTCTTTCCGTTCAAGACCTGAACTATTCGATGCGAAAAACAAAATGGATACGTGTGATCTCATTACCCGTATGGGTAGTGTGGAAGGATTAACACATATCGAACTTAACTATCCTGAGCATTTTATTGGCCAGGATAAAGAACTGATTAAAAAATGTATTGCTGATAATGGTCTGCAGGTAGGTGGTATTGCGCTGCGCTACAATAAAGACTTTATTGATGGCGAGTTTACCAACCCGAATCCTGCGTTGCGCAGTAAAGCCATTGAGACGACGCTGGAAGCCGCTGAGATGTGTAAATTTCTCGAGGGCAATACCGTCACCTTATGGTTTGGATATGACGGCTATGATTACCCGTTCCAGCAAGATTACTTCCGCGCGTATGAGCTGCTCGTTGATGCCTTACGCATCGTGACCCAGGCACATGGGGATATGCAGTTCAGCTTTGAATACAAACCTTATGAGCCGCGTACTTTCTCCTTTATTGGGGATGTTTCCTCAACCTTGATGTTGATTGATGATGTTGGCAGTGACAATCTGGGTATCACCCTCGATTTCTGCCATATGATAATGAAGAAGGAAAATCCGGCCTTCTCCCTGTTCCAGTCAGCTCGTAAAAACCGCCTCGTCGGTTTCCATCTTAATGACGGCTACGGTCATTTCGATGATGGCCTGATGCTGGGTTCCGTACATCTCCTCCAGACTCTGGAATATATCTACTACGCGAAACGCGTTGGTTTTAGTGGCCTGATTTATTTCGATACCTTCCCGAGCCGCGAAGATCCGGTCGCGGAGTGCGCTCAGAATATCCGTATGTATAAAGCACTGTCTGACTTTATTGACCGTCTCAGCATTCCTGAAATTGAGCAAATGATCCAAAGCCAGGACGCCCTGAAAGTACAGGGTATGTTACTGAAAATGATCGCCGAATAATTAAAACAACCCGAACCTTACCTCGTATCCGCGACCAGTCAGTGTCTGACACTGGAGGGAAATATGTTTGAAAAGATAGGGTTACCCAGGAATTTATTATGGGGATATATCGGCCTGACCATCTTTATGATTGGCGATGGTGTTGAGCAGGCGTGGATCTCAATCTGGCTTGTAGAGAAGGGGCTGTCTGTTGCACAGGCATCCTACCTGATCACCGCGTATGGTGTTACTGTTACGCTGGCAGCCTGGGTTACTGGCGTTCTGGTTCAGACGCTAGGCCCGCGTAAAGTCATGTTTTACGGTCTGGTAACCTTTATCATTGGCAGTATCGGTTTTATCAGTGTTGGCCTTAAACACATGGAAATGGCGTGGATGCTTCCTTTCTACGCATTACGCGGGATTGGATATCCTCTGTTCGCTTACTCATTCCTGATATGGATTAACTACAGCACGCCTGTTGCGCGCAGGGCGACTGCAGTTGGCTGGTTCTGGTTTACGTTCTCATTAGGGCTGAGTGTGATTGGGCCCTTCTTCTCTTCGATGGCGTTACCGGTGCTGGGTGAGATCCACGTGCTCTGGGTCGGCTTACTGTTTGTCCTGGTCGGGTCTGTTCTCGGGATCTGGGTCAACCGTGATGTTGTTCCTGCTTCAGAAATTCACCCATTCAGCGCGGGTGAATTACTGAAAGGGATCACCATTCTGCAGCGGCCGGTCATCGCGATGGGCCTGGTGGTGAAATCCGTAAACGGTATCGCGCAGTACGGGCTGGCCACCTTCCTGCCTCTGTACCTGATCAGTTATGGCTACAGTAAAACAGAGTGGCTGCATATGTGGTCTGCAGTATTCCTGGTGGCTATTTTTGCCAATCTGTTCTTTGGGTTCTTTGGTGACAAATTTGGCTGGCGGAAAACCATTATGTGGGTCGGGGGATTTGGTTATGCCGCTGTTCTCATTCTGGTGTGGGCGGTCCCCCAGGTACTGGGTCATAATTTCTATGTGATGGCATTTGTACTTTGCCTTTGCGGCGTGACCATGGCGGGCTATGTTCCTTTGTCAGCGTTATTTCCGATGCTTGCCCCGGACAGTAAAGGAGCCGCTATGTCAGTACTGAACCTTGGTGCAGGCCTGGGAGCCTTCATCGCTCCCGCTATTACAGCATTGTTCTATTCATCTCTTGGCGCAGGTGGTGTTCTAGGCATCTATGCCGGTTTATATATCCTCAGTGGCGTGCTTACACCTTTCCTCAAAACGCCGGAGGAGCTTAATCAGCAGGCTGAACTGAAAGATAAGGTCGCATAATCGGGTGTAACTTTACTACAAGGTCCGGGTAATCCCGGGCCTTAGTGAATCGCCACGGGTTTAACCGACATCCAGCCAGCTTTTGAACCGTTATGACTTCTTTAAGATTATTTATAATTTTTTAGTTGACCAGGCACTCAAAATTTAACGTTATTGGGTTAGACGGAAGGTCTGCTTTTGGCACTAAACGGGCTAAAGCAGACTGATTTGATGAGATAAGGGTATAGATGAATTCTCCATACCCTTAAACGATTACTTCCCAGTTGATTTGCTTGGTTTCAGTCCTGGGGTATTGCCGGGTGTATCCTTATTATCACGTCTGCGTTGATCGGGTTTTCCTGTTGATTTTGCGATTGGTTTTGGACCAGGTTTAAGCCCCATAATCATACTCCTTAGCCATGTCAGAGGTTATTCCTCAGTGTGGATATAAGGGGAGCGGTAAGAATTATCAAGCTTGGATGGGCGGTGAAAAGTGACTGCTTGACTATTATGTGAGCAATGTCAGATTTTAACACATAGCGGCCAGCCCATTACTGAAGTTAGCCAAAAATGAGTCGCGATGAGCCCTCAATAATGAGGGCCACCT from Enterobacter ludwigii includes the following:
- a CDS encoding ribokinase, producing the protein MKSDVVVIGSLNYDILVQQDRLPELGETFTGNELMLMPGGKGANQAVQCSRLGLNVSMVGCVGNDIYGSELINSLRENNVSVENVNKRGTTTGIGIVQILESGDYCSTIIKGANYLISEDDITESLFEGQPLVILQSEIPAPVVEYIIGVASTHHCRIILNNAPARDVSAHALSLVDYLVVNETEAAFMSGADVSSIDDAHSCATGLHKRVKGQVIITLGEKGAVLSQEHGTRHFPAVFCPDVVDTTGAGDSFIGGIAYCIVNGFSLTDGIPFAAEISSCSIQKYGGQNSFPMLPDVSHALKNSSLLD
- a CDS encoding SIS domain-containing protein; translated protein: MHSRLKGNEVFLLARTLAPELGKKERAIARFIDDNPQSLARMSITEIANYLKVSVSSITKVSKKLGFTGFHDLKLSVSNNMNAVENTVDIPVVPDSEKYVESVLESTFLNSVLALQESLNVIDCAVIKSVAYLFINKPEEARIFIAGCGGSSAICDDFNHKLLKIGIFSSVFSDSHKQLMTASLMRQGDILLAVSHSGQTSDIIQMVNMANESGAETICLTNYPNSPLSLIARHSIISAVKNNPITGENATTRIVHLNILDAIFTIIASKTSDKSKNSLLSTRNAVASKRTAS
- a CDS encoding sugar phosphate isomerase/epimerase family protein, translated to MKFSSRINSFRSRPELFDAKNKMDTCDLITRMGSVEGLTHIELNYPEHFIGQDKELIKKCIADNGLQVGGIALRYNKDFIDGEFTNPNPALRSKAIETTLEAAEMCKFLEGNTVTLWFGYDGYDYPFQQDYFRAYELLVDALRIVTQAHGDMQFSFEYKPYEPRTFSFIGDVSSTLMLIDDVGSDNLGITLDFCHMIMKKENPAFSLFQSARKNRLVGFHLNDGYGHFDDGLMLGSVHLLQTLEYIYYAKRVGFSGLIYFDTFPSREDPVAECAQNIRMYKALSDFIDRLSIPEIEQMIQSQDALKVQGMLLKMIAE
- a CDS encoding MFS transporter, with protein sequence MFEKIGLPRNLLWGYIGLTIFMIGDGVEQAWISIWLVEKGLSVAQASYLITAYGVTVTLAAWVTGVLVQTLGPRKVMFYGLVTFIIGSIGFISVGLKHMEMAWMLPFYALRGIGYPLFAYSFLIWINYSTPVARRATAVGWFWFTFSLGLSVIGPFFSSMALPVLGEIHVLWVGLLFVLVGSVLGIWVNRDVVPASEIHPFSAGELLKGITILQRPVIAMGLVVKSVNGIAQYGLATFLPLYLISYGYSKTEWLHMWSAVFLVAIFANLFFGFFGDKFGWRKTIMWVGGFGYAAVLILVWAVPQVLGHNFYVMAFVLCLCGVTMAGYVPLSALFPMLAPDSKGAAMSVLNLGAGLGAFIAPAITALFYSSLGAGGVLGIYAGLYILSGVLTPFLKTPEELNQQAELKDKVA